Within Alteromonas sp. LMIT006, the genomic segment CTACTCCCATTGGCAGCAACTATTTTAGATGAGAACTTCCGATGGGGAGCGTTCGACTTCCTCGTTGCTTACGTGCTTTTTTTCTTAGCCGGGGCAAGCATTCAAGTCACTATACGTCACCCACAGGCGCTGTATAAGTTTAGTGCGGCGTTAGTATTTATGACGGTTGCAATTTTATGGGCGGTATTGGCAACAGGTGGCTAATCACCTAGTTGCCACTTAGCCTATCAAAAATTAAATCTTACGCTATTTCAAGTGCTAACGACGACGCATGGATTGTGATGTGCGTTTGTGCGCTTTTTTCCGTACTTCTTTGTGCTTCTTGACTGAACGTCGCATTTGCGCAAGCTTTTTATGATCCAGTTCGCTGTCGTGAATACCTAATACCGTCTGTTGCTCATTGGGCAGTTGTACGCTTTTGCGCAAGGCATTCACCACATCCAGTTCAGCTTCAACCCAAGCCCCTTGTGGCAGACGTTTTGGCAGTTCGACAGGGCCGTATTGCAACCGGATCAAGCGAGACACCTGCACTTCTTGAGATTCCCACAAACGACGCACTTCACGGTTACGCCCTTCTGCAAGCGTGACATCAAACCATTGGTTGATGCTGTCTTCTGCAGCCACTCGTAAACGCACATCATCAAATTTGGCTAGGCCATCTTCAAGTTCGACCCCTTTGGTCATGTTCGTGATCATCGCTTGGCTTACCGCACCAAAGACTCGCACAGCATAGTGGCGTTGTACCTGATGTTTGGGATGCATCAAACGGTTAGCAAGTTCCCCATCATTAGTAAACAACAACAAGCCACTGGTATTCAAGTCCAAACGTCCTACAG encodes:
- the rluB gene encoding 23S rRNA pseudouridine(2605) synthase RluB, translating into MSEKLQKILANAGVGSRREMERWIQAGRVSINGKVATLGDRAEVGEQIRVDGNLVKYDKDDFVCRVLMYNKPEGEICTNSDPEGRDTVFDRLPPLRNGRWIAVGRLDLNTSGLLLFTNDGELANRLMHPKHQVQRHYAVRVFGAVSQAMITNMTKGVELEDGLAKFDDVRLRVAAEDSINQWFDVTLAEGRNREVRRLWESQEVQVSRLIRLQYGPVELPKRLPQGAWVEAELDVVNALRKSVQLPNEQQTVLGIHDSELDHKKLAQMRRSVKKHKEVRKKAHKRTSQSMRRR